The genomic window ttttattgtttttattcaTCTATGAAGTTCCAAAGGAACTTCTAGACTATTAAATCTAAAATCACAAGGTATAACTTACAACACGTAAGTATCAATCTTACTTTGGAAGATATATGTAATTGCCGATATGATTCCCCAGGTTTCGCAACAATGCATCAAGTGGAATGTATAGACCTGGTTCATACTCAAGCAATGGACCTTATGGTGATAGATATGATGATGATCCTTATCGGAGCAGGGAGGAAGATAGAGGCTATGGTAGAGAAAAAGAATGGGGCTATAGAGATGATGATCAGTATAATCGTGATGGAGATCGTTATGGCAGAGATTATGAGGATCGATATAATAGAGATGGTTACAGGGATGATGAATCCAGGGGAAGAAGTCAAGATGTTAATGATTACAATTATGGCTCTAGAAGCAGGAGCTCAGATAGAGATCCTGATCGCAGTTACAATGATGAAGGTCAAAACTCGTCTCGGTATGGCCCTATATTTGGATAAGATATTGCATTCACTAAAATTTGCTTTTGTCTAAACAAATATGCATTGATAAATATTTATCAATAGAGTTCTCAAGGTTTATTAAATTTTGGATCCAATCTTTCTTGTTATTGTCTGTACTTTATGTTTGGCCTTTGGTAGCTtccatttttcttggaaaagaaaaaaGTTGCACNNNNNNNNNNNNNNNNNNNNNNNNNNNNNNNNNNNNNNNNNNNNNNNNNNNNNNNNNNNNNNNNNNNNNNNNNNNNNNNNNNNNNNNNNNNNNNNNNNNNNNNNNNNNNNNNNNTTTCActttttactctctaatcattaaTCAATGACACCCAATTTCTCAGTTTAACATTTTTTATATTGAGGATGGAGAACTGTAAGACTGGCAGAGATAACAGAAAGTAGATCGGTAGTTGCAGTAGGAATTAGAATAGAAATAGAGAAGAATGTGAAATCACAGAAAAGGGAGTATCTGTGTGATATTTCCCAAATCAGTGAggaattatattatttaattgtGTATGAGTGTATAAGAAATAATATAAATGATATTTGGCATTTGAGAGGCCAATTCTCTCCTCAATTCGTACTCTACTTACTTCCTAACGTCCAATTGCTTCTGCCTTTCCTATTTATATCCTCCTCTCACTTCTAACAAACTCCCTAAAACTCGGTTCCCCTTACTCCCTAGATCCCATTCTGTTATTTTCTTCTTGCCTTTCCTCCTATATGTAAATTGATAAGGGGCAATTTTCCCATTCTGTCCTTGATCTTCCTTGCTGCTGAGGTATGTAATAAGAACCCAATTCATTCAATACCAACTTGGTCTGGCCTTATTCCTTGATTTATTAATGTGGAATGGATTGCATATATTTTTAAAGTTCAAGTTTAAGGAATATATTGTGAGTTCACTGAGTTGTAAACTGGTAAAAATAATAAGGAATCATTGTAACATTCTTTATTGCAATGTTCTGTCAGAGTTACCAGTGCTAAGGCTGAAGACCCTTCTCTGGAAGGAAGGTCAAACATTCATagatatgttatttttttttcctctcgctccccccccccccccccaaNNNNNNNNNNNNNNNNNNNNNNNNNNNNNNNNNNNNNNNNNNNNNNNNNNNNNNNNNNNNNNNNNNNNNNNNNNNNNNNNNNNNNNNNNNNNNNNNNNNNNNNNNNNNNNNNNNNNNNNNNNNNNNNNNNNNNNNNNNNNNNNNNNNNNNNNNNNNNCCCAAATATTTACACATATTACTACATGGTATTATTTGAGTTTACCATATGTAATACAATGGGCAGGCTGGAGCAGAAACTATCAGAGCAAAATATGGGGGCTCCTCCAAGTTATGAGGATGCTGTTGCTGAATCTCAAAGCTCTGTACATCATGAAAGGTATCAAGTTTACAATATGGACATCACTTACTCACAATTGAATCTGTTGCTAATAATTTCTTGATTACAGGGATGGAGAAACTTCAGCAGCATCTGGTCCAAGGGGCTCTTCTCCTGCAAGTGATAATCCACACCAAACTTCTGCTCCGACAGGATCTTCTCCTTCTGTAGGTAATAATCCAATTGAAGTAAATGGTGTGCCAACTACTGCTATATCTGGAAACcaggaagttgaggcttctgatGAATTTGACCCTCGTGTTCCTCTTTCAGGTGTGAAAAGTTCTTTGCTAAATTCAGTTGCGTTGATCTTCATTATTATTGTAAATCCAGTTGTtaaattgttacaaaatgtaaTTAGTATTTTCTCTCTTGGATATTAAATGCAACTATGCAAGTGCTTTCAAGGAATGTTCTACCTTGGTGTCTGGCAGCATGTAACACTTAATTTAATCCATACATGACTTTGGTCCTACACGCCCAAATCAATGGCATGACCATACTGTAAAATTGATGGACTTTTAAATGCAGATATTCACTGTTTCAGTTTAATATTTATTGTATTCAGGAGAATGTATTCGTGTTTTAGTGCTAATTTCTTTGCTAGAAAAATTCATTATGCTTTATACTCATGATGTCTGTGTGTTTCTTCTTAGCTGCCCCGGCCACCTTAAATAATGTTGAAGTGGACTTACTTGGCTCCCTCTCAGAGTCATTCTCGTCGAATGCATTGTCCTTAGTGCCCTCTGCATCAGCAACTGCAGCCGCAGCAATTGAAGGCAATGTACACCTTGATTCAACAGCTTCCTCTGCAGCACCACCACCTGGCTCCAATAATTTTGATCAGGTAAAAATGTGCTTGATTgttcttttttatatatacagTAATTATAAGAATGAGTTTCTGTGTGGCTTGAAATGCTTCTAGTTTTTACCTTGTTTCCCCCCTCTGTCCTTTCTGATATGCGCATGCTTGACTTTGAACATGTATGCTTATTAAGCAATGTAACATAATAATTACTACCATTTTTGTTGTTACCAGAATGAATGGTTGGAATTCAAATTTCTAAATATTGGAAGTGCTATTTTTATATTGAAAGTATATCTATTCTTGTGCTTATGCAGAGAATAATCTTTTTTAGATGCTTCTGAGCATTTTTACTCTTAATGTCCTTTTATGGGAACTGATCTCCTTGTTAGTCCTAGTTGAAAATATTGTTGATTTGACTTTTGGCAGTCTTTTGAAGACCCTTTCGGTGATTCTCCATTTAAGGCCATTTCTTCTGAAACAACTCCATCTCAACCTGAGATGAATCAGAGGGTCGAACCATCCCAATCAAGTGTATCTGACTTTGGGTTTGGAGACTCATTTTCTGCTGCACTGCACTCTACATCAGATGCCAGTGACACTCATTCTTTAGCGACAAACTCACAGTTAATATCTCAAGGTTTTTCTGCCCCACAACAGCAGAATGATATTCTTGCAGATATTCTTCCGCCTGCACCATTACCTGGAACGATCTCTCAGCAGAACTTTTCAGCCCCTCCCAATTCTCAATCTTCATCTGAGCTAATGGCATCACAATCCATTTTTGCACAAACTGGCCAAAATACGCCGCAAAGTTTCTCAGCTGAACCAGCAACACATTCCTTTTCAGTTCCCACTGGCCAACTTGCCCAGCAAGCCTTTTCAGCTGCCAATGGCCAACCAGTACAACCACCTTATTTGGCACCAACTAGTCAACATGCACAGCAACCCTTTTCAGCCCATGCTGGTCAACCTGGCCAGTCAATGGGTCCTATGTACGGTGGATTCCAGTATCAGGCAGGATCTGTGACTTCAGGAGCTTCGGGTATGTTACTTGAACCAAGTGGTGGGAATAATGGACATATGAACAGTTGGAATGTCCTGCCACAGGGATCTCCAGCACCTATTCCTTCACACATGACTCCCCAAGCACAAATAGGACAGCTGTCACAGACTGCAAACTACTTTCCCCAGCATGGAGGGTCTAGTTCTCAATCCCCAACGAATCAAGCACCACAGTTTAGCAGTGGGAATTTCATCGCACAAGAGGGGAATGCATCTACTTTTACACATCAACCACATGATGTATCTGGTGAAAAACAAAATGAATTTGTAGGCAGCTTACTTGGTCAAGGTGCAAATGTTCCTAATGCTTCCCAGTATGCTGTGCCTTCAACAGGATCAAATTATAAGGCCTCAGAACCGTCTAAGGACAAGTTTGAGATGAAATCAACAGTTTGGGCAGATACACTGAGCAGGGggctagttgatttgaatataTCTGGAGGTGAGTGCTTGTACCTCAGCCTCTTCTTGCTGTTTTTGACATTTTTTAGCCACTTCGGTTAGATTGTCTTCTCTTATCTGAACCAACTATTGACTTCAATGCTTCTTATCTGCAGCTAAAATAAATCCCTTAGCAGATATTGGAATAGACTTTGCTTCCATTAATAGGAAGGAAAAGAGGATGGAGAAACCAACCACAACAGCCGTAACATCAACTGTAACCATGGGTAAAGCCATGGGATCCGGTTCAGGTGTAGGCCGGGCTGGTGCTGGTGCTCTCAGAGCTCCGCCAAACCCAATGATGGGTTCAGGCATGGGAATGGGAATGGGCAATGGTCCTGCTGGTGGTGTGGGTATGGGAGGCTATGGAGGTATGAGCGCGCCAATGGGAATGAACATGGGTATGGCGCAGGGAGTCCAGATGCAGCCACCTACTGGGTTATACTCTGGGTCCAACATGGCAGGTAATTATAACCCCATGATGGGAACTGGTGGTTATCCTCAACGGCCATATGGTTCCTACCGGTAAGATTtggcttgtacctcaaagatagAAAAGTTATGGTATGAGATTGAGAGTTGTACTTATATAGCATGGTAAAGATTAATATTGATTGTTTTGTCGAATGATTTTGAGCGAGATGATGGCAAGCCAATCCAGTGTTGCTTGTGGTCTGCATTCTATACCTTtacatttgtatttttaataacaGATGTAACTTTCTGTAAAGTGATCCAGATGTATGGTTATAGTACTTGTGTGATGTATGGTACTATCATTCTTTCTCTTTTGGGTGGTCATATTCATTTGATGCTTTGTGGCATCGGCATTGTATAACCTTTGCTGGGATTGGACGGAAGAGGTGATATTAATATATTGTTTTTCTCCATTAGACACATGAATTCAGAAAATCAATGTgtaaaaatttgtgtttgatttcatTGATGCTTCAAAGGACTAGTGATATCAGTCCATGATAATGTATAGGCATTTTGCACATGATAACAAATAAACTATTTAAAACGTAGTTTGAAATCCCAGATCAACTCATCTTATTTCATACTCCACATTCTACTTCCTAATACCTTATGACCACAATGATTTAATGTAACGTAGCACGCcatgtatttatttattgaagGTCTGAAATTGGTTAGATCTAGTTTTATCCGGGTGAAAGGGATTCAAACAGCTTAATATATGAAAAACACTATTTTGTCTGCGGAGTTCGGAGTTTCCAACGTGCATGGGACGTTGTTCCAGATAGCTGTCCGTTTATATTTTTGAAGGTatcgtttgttttgaggtattggtACGGAGACTGAGACTGAGATTCAGTATTATGTCTGTTGGCTCAGAGACTAGTACTAAAATATCAGTTTTTGtttccaaaatttcagtattttaatACTTCCAAAAAGTGGAGACacaggagactgaaatttttaaaaacagagattgaaactttaataatattttatatctaaaatacttccatttcaattaattaatttcaacttTATCCTTtgtggaaattaaattagagctttATTCTTATTTCAGTAGTTGTCTTTCATTctacaccaaacacaatactaagAATTATTTCAGTTTCTGTCTCTGACTTTCTTCCAAATGCTACCTTCTCTTTTTGCCCTATTTTCTACTTCTTCTAGTTAGTTTTAAttgcattttattttcattttagtaattatacATGGTTTGGTTTAgttatttgttaattaaataaattgtAAGCATTTGattgatgttgattgggttgcttcttgcttaaAATGTGGCTTAATTTTTATGAATACGTGCACTAAGCATTAAGTCTTTGTGTGATTGCCTAAatgaattgtgagtttgattcatatgttgtagctaccatatgcattagactatatccttgtttggcaacTTAAcaatgaattgtgcacttttactttagtaaattgagttgaaattatttgttcatcatgattttcatatcaaattcatcACATGACCAGTACTTATtttttgttaatgctttgcatttgtttgagtgatttaacttgatttttatcaagtttgtcactttttgcaacaagtacATTTACCATGTGACTATTCCATTATGTTTCACGATGAataagtagttttcttttcatcattggaTTGATTATTGTTTATTGTGCTTTTATACCtggtttttaatttgaatatggaatGAAAGGAGGTGTTGGACTCGCATATGGGGAGGAGAGGTGCTTCACCTCGTTGTGGGATCAGATGAAGCTCAAATCGGACCCTGCGAGTTGCGTCCCTCAAAACGGACGGTCCGAGTTGCGTGTATTAAAACGCACGGTCTGTGTTGTAGCAGGGAGGACAGGTGTCGCGCAGAGATTTCTCCCCGAACGGTGGATTGCACCCAACATAGCCCCACACTCACCATCCGAGTTATCACTTTCACCGTTCACTCTGAATTTCACTTTCACCCTTCTTCATTTCTCCATTCTTTGAAGCTTTGCATGGTGGAAGTAGAGTAAAAAtgcccaaaaaataaaaaattaaatatgtaaATCGACCTGAGCTTCATATTATACACTATCTCAGTCATTCTGATTATGtaagtttttttaaaattttttaaatattttatatttataattattattattagaaatttaATTATTAGTTGTTGTTGTTAGANNNNNNNNNNNNNNNNNNNNNNNNNNNNNNNNNNNNNNNNNNNNNNNNNNNNNNNNNNNNNNNNNNNNNNNNNNNNNNNNNNNNNNNNNNNNNNNNNNNNNNNNNNNNNNNNNNNNNNNNNNNNNNNNNNNNNNNNNNNNNNNNNNNNNNNNNNNNNNNNNNNNNNNNNNNNNNNNNNNNNNNNNNNNNNNNNNNNNNNNNNNNNNNNNNNNNNNNNNNNNNNNNNNNNNNNNNNNNNNNNNNNNNNNNNNNNNNNNNNNNNNNNNNNNNNNNNNNNNNNNNNNNNNNNNNNNNNNNNNNNNNNNNNNNNNNNNNNNNNNNNNNNNNNNNNNNNNNNNNNNNNNNNNNNNNNNNNNNNNNNNNNNNNNNNNNNNNNNNNNNNNNNNNNNNNNNNNNNNNNNNNNNNNNNNNNNNNNNNNNNNNNNNNNNNNNNNNNNNNNNNNNNNNNNNNNNNNNNNNNNNNNNNNNNNNNNNNNNNNNNNNNNNNNNNNNNNNNNNNNNNNNNNNNNNNNNNNNNNNNNNNNNNNNNNNNNNNNNNNNNNNNNNNNNNNNNNNNNNNNNNNNNNNNNNNNNNNNNNNNNNNNNNNNNNNNNNNNNNNNNNNNNNNNNNNNNNNNNNNNNNNNNNNNNNNNNNNNNNNNNNNNNNNNNNNNNNNNNNNNNNNNNNNNNNNNNNNNNNNNNNNNNNNNNNNNNNNNNNNNNNNNNNNNNNNNNNNNNNNNNNNNNNNNNNNNNNNNNNNNNNNNNNNNNNNNNNNNNNNNNNNNNNNNNNNNNNNNNNNNNNNNNNNNNNNNNNNNNNNNNNNNNNNNNNNNNNNNNNNNNNNNNNNNNNNNNNNNNNNNNNNNNNNNNNNNNNNNNNNNNNNNNNNNNNNNNNNNNNNNNNNNNNNNNNNNNNNNNNNNNNNNNNNNNNNNNNNNNNNNNNNNNNNNNNNNNNNNNNNNNNNNNNNNNNNNNNNNNNNNNNNNNNNNNNNNNNNNNNNNNNNNNNNNNNNNNNNNNNNNNNNNNNNNNNNNNNNNNNNNNNNNNNNNNNNNNNNNNNNNNNNNNNNNNNNNNNNNNNNNNNNNNNNNNNNNNNNNNNNNNNNNNNNNNNNNNNNNNNNNNNNNNNNNNNNNNNNNNNNNNNNNNNNNNNNNNNNNNNNNNNNNNNNNNNNNNNNNNNNNNNNNNNNNNNNNNNNNNNNNNNNNNNNNNNNNNNNNNNNNNNNNNNNNNNNNNNNNNNNNNNNNNNNNNNNNNNNNNNNNNNNNNNNNNNNNNNNNNNNNNNNNNNNNNNNNNNNNNNNNNNNNNNNNNNNNNNNNNNNNNNNNNNNNNNNNNNNNNNNNNNNNNNNNNNNNNNNNNNNNNNNNNNNNNNNNNNNNNNNNNNNNNNNNNNNNNNNNNNNNNNNNNNNNNNNNNNNNNNNNNNNNNNNNNNNNNNNNNNNNNNNNNNNNNAAGTTAAATATTATTGTTGTTGAGGAAAATTGTTAGTACTGAATAATTAGtagtaatatttttaaagcacGTTAGTTTATTTtgagaatattttaattttttttaattataattatcatTGTTAGCAAGttaattgttattattgttgttagaAAATGAATTTAGGCATATAATGagattgattattattattttttataattgagGAATATATGTTTAAATAATAGTAAATAACTAATTAATATTAGATATTATTCTAGATGTTGTAACATTGTTGAGAATTTTGATTAGGAATTTATgtattagttattattattattaggagttagttatgaataattttaaggattaataattaattttagaagttagaattatttattttataaggaTTTAGTAAAAAAATTATGATGGTTGTGTGGTTTCaagtaatttattttttgttgagtTAGTTGTGTAAATTTTGAAACCATGAGAGTTATTTAATTTTGGTAGGAGTTTATTATTTTAGTTGCTGtggttaaaaaattattatgttgATGTAGTAAGTTAGTAATTGTTAATGAGTTGACTAATAATTTGTTATGTTTTTtgtagaaattaagaatgttgACATGTGACCACCCAGTTCCTCCGGATCGGTACAAGTGTACAACGATAGGGTGAAGGAGCATTTACGAGTTACTGGTTTTTATCATGCATCTTAGATTAGGGTAGTCCAATGTCAAAAAGTACTGGTGAATGCTCTAATCGAACGGTGGCACCCAAACACACATACGTTTCACCTTCTCATTGGTGAATGTGCCGTGACTCTTGAAGACGTGGCTCTAATTCTTGGTCTTCCGACGGACGGTCTGCCAGTCACAGGGATGACACTGAATAGTTTCGAAGCCTTGGAGGCGGAGTGTTTGCTTCAATTTGGAGTTGCACCGCGTAAGTCGGACTGTAGAGGAAGCTGCATAAAACTGACGTGGCTGCAGAATCTAAAAGACTGATGAGAACAGTATACAGAGGTATGTGAAGTGCCATATTATGTTGCTGATAGGGACGATCTTATTTGGGGATAAATCTGGGGCAGGTGTGCACTGGAAGTTTCTACCCTTGCTACGTGATTTTGGCAGCATTGGACAGTACAGTTGGGGATCGGCATGCCTAGCACACCTCTACAGGGCGTTATGCCGGGCATCTCGGTTTGACTGTAAGGAAATCAATGGTCTTCTAACACTTCTGCTCTGTTGGGCTTGAATCCGACTGCCATATCTATCGCCGCTTCCTATGGAACCCCGCAGTTTTCCACTAGCAAACAGGTAATATTATGTTATAATGTACTCGTATCTTGATAATTAGAATTCAGTTGAGCTAATTAAATATATCATATTAGGTGGCGTAACTGGGAGCGCGGTGACCGACAATATAGATATCTGACGCTAGCTCACTTTAGGAAGGCCTTTGATGAACTTCAGGAAGGCCAGGTGTGTTTTCATTAAAGAAATAttagttttgggtttagggtttagggtaattCTTATGAAGCATTGTTATTGTTACTATTATGTGGGTTGTATTAAtgagtttcctttattttttCCAGTTTGTGTGGGTTGCTTATGCTGTGGATCGCGTGGATCCGAACATAATTCCTGCCAAAATCTACATGCAGTCCGTTGTCTGGAGCGCTACAGTGCCGTTGGTGTCATTCGAATGCATCGAGTGGCATGCCACCGATAGGTATAGGCGACAGTTTGGTTTTGTTCAGGGAGTACCTCATCAGGAACGGAATCTGGACAAGGCGCACGGAGAAGTCCTGACTGGTCCTAAAAATCTTAACTGGGCCACGGCACCAAGTCATTCATTTTGGGTGATGCATTGGACAAACAGGTATAACCACATTCTTACTGAGCTTCccatgccttcacagcatccattGGATACTTACATGTACTGGTACCGAACAAAATTTGGGGACCGCTTGAACCTGTCGAATCTTGTGGTTGAAGAGAATGATGAGGGTAATCAGGATATGGATGATGAGAATGAAGAGCAGGAGCCAGAGTTGCCGCCACCATCACCTCCAAATCCGCTTCCACAAGAACAGCCTCTGTCCTCAAGCCAGTATGTACCTCAGACACAGGTCACCCCGCCGTTTCCAATACATCAACAATATTGGGGTATGTCACAGTTTGAACCAGGAGAAGGAGGTTCCTTTAGCCAGTTGCATGGGTTCATGGCTGCAGATGCAGGACAATCACAATATGGCCATCAGCCTGAGTTCATGACAGGTAAGTATTCATTGGATGCGAGGCTTCCGTGCCATACCTCGTCGGTTGCTTCTGGAGGGTTCGTATCTGTTGACTCCAGTAGGAGTGACGGTGGACGCAGAATTCTTAATAATCAAAACCCTAACCATGTTTCCATGAGACTCATTGAAGAAAATGCTAACACACTTGAGCAAGAGACCGATGCGTATCTAGTAGATGAACCGGATGACGAGGACGAGGATGCGGAGGATGAAATAGAGGAGTTCGATGAGGATGAAGAATCCCGTAATGATGGTATTATGTTGTATATTTTGCTTTACATGTTTGATTAGTTACTTGTTTTGTGTTCATAAATGGTATGACTAAATGATATGTGGTATCTCTATTGGTTTGATTACCTTATGTactatatttaattgtttttattaAAATGTATATAGGTCAGACACGTATTCCGGATGACACCGTCAAAGGTTACAATCTGAGGGTAGATCCGCCACGTCATAGCGCTAATTGGTACACTCTATCTGTGTTTAAAAAAGCCGCCAAAAAATGCAAGAGCTTTGTGAAGGATGTAAAGTGGTCAATGAGAAAGTAGTTGTTGTGTAATGAACTTATTTATGTATTAATGATGTGGACTATGTTTAGATTACTTTGTATATCTTGGACAATATGTATTGATGATCTGGACTATGGTTAGATTACTTTGTATGTTTGGATTATGTATGTAATAATGAACTTATTTATGTATTAATGATCTGGACAACTGATgtcatattatatattgctgcagATATCTTATTATACTAGATTATCATAAGTTATAATGCTACATATATCAGGTCATATTAACTCAATGCAACAATTCATGTCATATTATATAATGCTACATGTATCATATCTTGTTAACTCAATAGGACAATTCATGTCATACTATATAATGCTACATATATCATATCATCTTATGACTGTGAATCTACTGAGCATCTCTATCGGCATTTACTCCAGCTGATTGATGGCATCTGCTACGACTGTGTCCCTCAGCCTCACATAGCCTACATCGCCTAGGACGACGTAACATTCGCGtttccatctcattcaagaagtGCGTCATCCTGGGGCGACCTTTGGTGACACGTCTCAGGTACGGATTCGGTACGAACCGGGGTCCGTTGTAAGCAGGCCATGTAGTAGGATTACCCAGTGGCCTAAACCCTGACTCG from Arachis ipaensis cultivar K30076 chromosome B09, Araip1.1, whole genome shotgun sequence includes these protein-coding regions:
- the LOC107617755 gene encoding clathrin interactor EPSIN 3 isoform X1; its protein translation is MKKAIGQTVRELKREVNKKVLKVPGIEQKVLDATSNESWGPHGSLLADIAQASRNYHEYQMIMGVIWKRLNDTGKNWRHVYKALIVLEYMVGHGSERVIEDIREHAYQISTLSDFQYIDSSGKDQGNNVRRKSQSLVTLVNDKERVIEVRQKAAANKDKFRNNASSGMYRPGSYSSNGPYGDRYDDDPYRSREEDRGYGREKEWGYRDDDQYNRDGDRYGRDYEDRYNRDGYRDDESRGRSQDVNDYNYGSRSRSSDRDPDRSYNDEGQNSSRVTSAKAEDPSLEGRLEQKLSEQNMGAPPSYEDAVAESQSSVHHERDGETSAASGPRGSSPASDNPHQTSAPTGSSPSVGNNPIEVNGVPTTAISGNQEVEASDEFDPRVPLSAAPATLNNVEVDLLGSLSESFSSNALSLVPSASATAAAAIEGNVHLDSTASSAAPPPGSNNFDQSFEDPFGDSPFKAISSETTPSQPEMNQRVEPSQSSVSDFGFGDSFSAALHSTSDASDTHSLATNSQLISQGFSAPQQQNDILADILPPAPLPGTISQQNFSAPPNSQSSSELMASQSIFAQTGQNTPQSFSAEPATHSFSVPTGQLAQQAFSAANGQPVQPPYLAPTSQHAQQPFSAHAGQPGQSMGPMYGGFQYQAGSVTSGASGMLLEPSGGNNGHMNSWNVLPQGSPAPIPSHMTPQAQIGQLSQTANYFPQHGGSSSQSPTNQAPQFSSGNFIAQEGNASTFTHQPHDVSGEKQNEFVGSLLGQGANVPNASQYAVPSTGSNYKASEPSKDKFEMKSTVWADTLSRGLVDLNISGAKINPLADIGIDFASINRKEKRMEKPTTTAVTSTVTMGKAMGSGSGVGRAGAGALRAPPNPMMGSGMGMGMGNGPAGGVGMGGYGGMSAPMGMNMGMAQGVQMQPPTGLYSGSNMAGNYNPMMGTGGYPQRPYGSYR
- the LOC107617755 gene encoding clathrin interactor EPSIN 2 isoform X3, yielding MIMGVIWKRLNDTGKNWRHVYKALIVLEYMVGHGSERVIEDIREHAYQISTLSDFQYIDSSGKDQGNNVRRKSQSLVTLVNDKERVIEVRQKAAANKDKFRNNASSGMYRPGSYSSNGPYGDRYDDDPYRSREEDRGYGREKEWGYRDDDQYNRDGDRYGRDYEDRYNRDGYRDDESRGRSQDVNDYNYGSRSRSSDRDPDRSYNDEGQNSSRVTSAKAEDPSLEGRLEQKLSEQNMGAPPSYEDAVAESQSSVHHERDGETSAASGPRGSSPASDNPHQTSAPTGSSPSVGNNPIEVNGVPTTAISGNQEVEASDEFDPRVPLSAAPATLNNVEVDLLGSLSESFSSNALSLVPSASATAAAAIEGNVHLDSTASSAAPPPGSNNFDQSFEDPFGDSPFKAISSETTPSQPEMNQRVEPSQSSVSDFGFGDSFSAALHSTSDASDTHSLATNSQLISQGFSAPQQQNDILADILPPAPLPGTISQQNFSAPPNSQSSSELMASQSIFAQTGQNTPQSFSAEPATHSFSVPTGQLAQQAFSAANGQPVQPPYLAPTSQHAQQPFSAHAGQPGQSMGPMYGGFQYQAGSVTSGASGMLLEPSGGNNGHMNSWNVLPQGSPAPIPSHMTPQAQIGQLSQTANYFPQHGGSSSQSPTNQAPQFSSGNFIAQEGNASTFTHQPHDVSGEKQNEFVGSLLGQGANVPNASQYAVPSTGSNYKASEPSKDKFEMKSTVWADTLSRGLVDLNISGAKINPLADIGIDFASINRKEKRMEKPTTTAVTSTVTMGKAMGSGSGVGRAGAGALRAPPNPMMGSGMGMGMGNGPAGGVGMGGYGGMSAPMGMNMGMAQGVQMQPPTGLYSGSNMAGNYNPMMGTGGYPQRPYGSYR
- the LOC107617755 gene encoding clathrin interactor EPSIN 3 isoform X2; this encodes MKKAIGQTVRELKREVNKKVLKVPGIEQKVLDATSNESWGPHGSLLADIAQASRNYHEYQMIMGVIWKRLNDTGKNWRHVYKALIVLEYMVGHGSERVIEDIREHAYQISTLSDFQYIDSSGKDQGNNVRRKSQSLVTLVNDKERVIEVRQKAAANKDKFRNNASSGMYRPGSYSSNGPYGDRYDDDPYRSREEDRGYGREKEWGYRDDDQYNRDGDRYGRDYEDRYNRDGYRDDESRGRSQDVNDYNYGSRSRSSDRDPDRSYNDEGQNSSRLEQKLSEQNMGAPPSYEDAVAESQSSVHHERDGETSAASGPRGSSPASDNPHQTSAPTGSSPSVGNNPIEVNGVPTTAISGNQEVEASDEFDPRVPLSAAPATLNNVEVDLLGSLSESFSSNALSLVPSASATAAAAIEGNVHLDSTASSAAPPPGSNNFDQSFEDPFGDSPFKAISSETTPSQPEMNQRVEPSQSSVSDFGFGDSFSAALHSTSDASDTHSLATNSQLISQGFSAPQQQNDILADILPPAPLPGTISQQNFSAPPNSQSSSELMASQSIFAQTGQNTPQSFSAEPATHSFSVPTGQLAQQAFSAANGQPVQPPYLAPTSQHAQQPFSAHAGQPGQSMGPMYGGFQYQAGSVTSGASGMLLEPSGGNNGHMNSWNVLPQGSPAPIPSHMTPQAQIGQLSQTANYFPQHGGSSSQSPTNQAPQFSSGNFIAQEGNASTFTHQPHDVSGEKQNEFVGSLLGQGANVPNASQYAVPSTGSNYKASEPSKDKFEMKSTVWADTLSRGLVDLNISGAKINPLADIGIDFASINRKEKRMEKPTTTAVTSTVTMGKAMGSGSGVGRAGAGALRAPPNPMMGSGMGMGMGNGPAGGVGMGGYGGMSAPMGMNMGMAQGVQMQPPTGLYSGSNMAGNYNPMMGTGGYPQRPYGSYR
- the LOC110266355 gene encoding uncharacterized protein LOC110266355 yields the protein MEPRSFPLANRWRNWERGDRQYRYLTLAHFRKAFDELQEGQFVWVAYAVDRVDPNIIPAKIYMQSVVWSATVPLVSFECIEWHATDRYRRQFGFVQGVPHQERNLDKAHGEVLTGPKNLNWATAPSHSFWVMHWTNRYNHILTELPMPSQHPLDTYMYWYRTKFGDRLNLSNLVVEENDEGNQDMDDENEEQEPELPPPSPPNPLPQEQPLSSSQYVPQTQVTPPFPIHQQYWGMSQFEPGEGGSFSQLHGFMAADAGQSQYGHQPEFMTGKYSLDARLPCHTSSVASGGFVSVDSSRSDGGRRILNNQNPNHVSMRLIEENANTLEQETDAYLVDEPDDEDEDAEDEIEEFDEDEESRNDGQTRIPDDTVKGYNLRVDPPRHSANWYTLSVFKKAAKKCKSFVKDVKWSMRK